The Dyadobacter sandarakinus DNA window TTTAGCCATCGCACCTACTACCTGCTCGGTAGTAAAGCCGCTGTGGTGAAGCATTTCGAGCACGTCGTTATACAATTCAGCGTCGCCGCCTTCCTTGATTGCGGCAGAAATATTTTCAACAAAGCGCGCTTTGCGTACACCCACGATATCTTCAAAGGACGGAATTACACCTTTTTCAATTTTTACCTTGGTATAACCTTCAATGGATTTAAGGCGGTATTTTTCGTCACGCGCTACCAGCGAGAATGCCTTTCCGGACATGCCCGCACGGCCAGTACGACCTATCCGGTGTACGTAATACTCCTCGTCCAGTGGAATGTCGTAGTTGATCACACCATCCAGGCCGCTTACGTCAATACCCCGTGCAGCTACGTCTGTCGCTACCAGGATCGTTGTTACGCCAGCCTTGAACTTGCTCATGACATTGCTGCGCTGCTGCTGGCGAAGGTCACCATGAATTCCTTCTGACGCGTATCCGCGCAGTTGCAGGTCTTCCACGATCTCGTCCACCTTACGTTTTGTATTACAAAAAACAAGCAGTGATTTCAGGTGGTGCATATCGATCAGGCGGGTCATGACTTCCACTTTCGCCTGTGGTTTTACCTCGAAATAAACCTGCTCGATGTTCTGGTTGGTGAGCTCATTGCGAACCACTTTAATGAGTACAGGATCGTTGAGGAATCTTTTGGTGATCGACATGATCGGCTTGGACATTGTAGCCGAGAAAAGGATCGTCTGGCGATCTTCCGGCATGTCGGCCAGAATGCTTTCAATGTCTTCACGAAAGCCCATATCCAGCATTTCGTCCGCTTCATCAAGTACCATCATGCGTACTTCATCAAATTTCAGCGTACGACGTTCCATATGGTCCATCACGCGGCCAGGTGTACCTACTACAATATGAACACCTTTTTTCAGGGAGCGGATCTGACGGTCGATCGAATCACCGCCATAAATTGCTTCAATGCGAACGCCACGTTCAAATTTTCCAAGTCTGCCAAGTTCTTCGGAAACCTGCACGGCAAGCTCGCGGGTAGGGCAGAGGATCAATGCCTGAACGGCATTAACCGAAGTATCAATTCTTTCAAGGACAGGAATACCGAATGCGGCAGTTTTACCAGTACCGGTCTGGGCCTGACCAATTACGTCAGAACCTTGCATTACGGCTGGTATACCTTGTGCCTGGATCGGCGAGGGCTTTACGAAGCCCATTTCGTCCAAAGCTTTCATTATGTTTTCAGAAAGTCCGAGTTCTGAAAATGACTCAATAGTCTCAGTTGTCATTATATTGATTTGTTGTATTTTTTTAACAGATGTACTTGGTTGACCGGATTTCCGGCCGAAATCTGGCGATCTGCGAAATGCAGCGATCCGAAAGCTGATTTAGAGGAATTACAAAGTCGGGACTAAACACGGAGAACCCGGATGCCTGACATCGTGCAAAAACTATAAACAATTTCAAAAAGGGATTCCGCAAAGCCCGCCACAAACCATCCGTGGGGCTCTGCGTGTGTACGGTAATGTCAACCGGCGAAAAGAGGCTGACGGCTGGTTCTGTTTGTGCCTGACCGTATGAGAAGCAGAGAAGCGAACGGATGTTCGTTCAAATTTTATGCAAAAGTAAGAAGAATAATGGAGTATGCAATAGTAGCGGCTACTTAATTGTAATATTTGTAGAAAATGGAAAAGCCCCGCAATACTTTGCAGGGCTCTTTACACAGGTGCAGAAAGGTCAGAATAATGTTTTTACGTCCTGGTAAGGCATGTTCCAGGCATCAGCAACTCCCTGGAAGACAACTTTACCATTTACCACATTTAATCCTTTCCGAAGTTCTTCATTATGGGTACAGGCAGTTTGCCAGCCCAGGTTGGCGAGCTGCAAAGCATAGGGCAGGCTGGCATTGGTAAGTGCCAGGGTAGAGGTATAGGGAACTGCGCCGGGCATATTGGCAACGCAGTAATGCACCACACCATCCACTTCATAAATCGGGTCTTCGTGGGTAGTGGCGCGGGATGTTTCAAAACACCCGCCCTGGTCAATCGCTACGTCCACCATGACGGTACCGGGCTTCATCAGTTTCAGCATGTCGCGGGTAATGAGTGACGGTGCCTTGGCGCCCGGGATCAGTACCCCGCCGATGATCAGGTTGGCGCTTTTTACCAGGTCGCGGATGTTGTATTCATTGGACATAACCGTATCCACATTGGCAGGCATAATGTCTTCCAGGTAACGGAGGCGCGCAAGGCTGATATCAACAATCGTGACGTTTGCGCCCAGTCCGGCCGCCATTTTAGCAGCCTGCGTACCCACAATGCCGCCGCCCAGCACCAGTACATTGGCCGGCTTCACACCGGCTACCCCGCCGAGCAGGATTCCAAAACCACCCATTGGTTTTTCAAGGTATTTGGCACCTTCCTGTATGGCCATACGTCCGGCTACTTCGCTCATGGGAACGAGCAAAGGCAGGCTGCGATCCGTTTTTTCAACGGTTTCATAGGCAAGACAAACTGCTTTGCGGGCTATCATCGCGTGGGTAAGCTCCTCCGACGAAGCAAAGTGGAAGTAGGTAA harbors:
- a CDS encoding DEAD/DEAH box helicase, producing MTTETIESFSELGLSENIMKALDEMGFVKPSPIQAQGIPAVMQGSDVIGQAQTGTGKTAAFGIPVLERIDTSVNAVQALILCPTRELAVQVSEELGRLGKFERGVRIEAIYGGDSIDRQIRSLKKGVHIVVGTPGRVMDHMERRTLKFDEVRMMVLDEADEMLDMGFREDIESILADMPEDRQTILFSATMSKPIMSITKRFLNDPVLIKVVRNELTNQNIEQVYFEVKPQAKVEVMTRLIDMHHLKSLLVFCNTKRKVDEIVEDLQLRGYASEGIHGDLRQQQRSNVMSKFKAGVTTILVATDVAARGIDVSGLDGVINYDIPLDEEYYVHRIGRTGRAGMSGKAFSLVARDEKYRLKSIEGYTKVKIEKGVIPSFEDIVGVRKARFVENISAAIKEGGDAELYNDVLEMLHHSGFTTEQVVGAMAKQIMGVQKNEYTDSNLAWEERRNERDGGARREGGDRYERRSGSKFGDRRESGDRRDGDRRGGERYPAAGGVRRGEGEVRRSPEAGMTRLFLSLGRKDHIMPKDIVGAIAGEANIPGKTIGAIDIYDKFTFVDVPDKDARTILRAMDGNTIKGKPVQIDIAK
- the ald gene encoding alanine dehydrogenase, with amino-acid sequence MIIGVPKEIKNNENRVAVTPAGVTEFRKHGHTVYVQTEAGKGSGFADEDYASAGASILPTIEAVYDAAEMIIKVKEPIASEYPLIKENQLLFTYFHFASSEELTHAMIARKAVCLAYETVEKTDRSLPLLVPMSEVAGRMAIQEGAKYLEKPMGGFGILLGGVAGVKPANVLVLGGGIVGTQAAKMAAGLGANVTIVDISLARLRYLEDIMPANVDTVMSNEYNIRDLVKSANLIIGGVLIPGAKAPSLITRDMLKLMKPGTVMVDVAIDQGGCFETSRATTHEDPIYEVDGVVHYCVANMPGAVPYTSTLALTNASLPYALQLANLGWQTACTHNEELRKGLNVVNGKVVFQGVADAWNMPYQDVKTLF